A DNA window from Clavibacter sepedonicus contains the following coding sequences:
- a CDS encoding inorganic phosphate transporter, giving the protein MDPFILLVLVVVTALAFDFTNGFHDTANAMATSIATGALKPKVAVTLSAVLNLVGAFLSIEVALTVTNAVVKIQDKSGAPDPALLQGGGSALLLIVLAGLIGGIVWNLLTWLLGLPSSSSHALFGGLIGSTLAGLGLNGVNWAGDGSKLDGVVGKVILPALMSPILAGAVAAVGTWLVFRIIGNLAGRGLDRTFRIGQIGSASLVSLAHGTNDAQKTMGVITLALIAAGGWTDTESVPFWVKISCALAISLGTYIGGWRIIRTVGKGLVEIDTHQGMAAESSSAAVILASSHLGFALSTTHVATGSILGSGVGRPGAQVRWRVALRMVVAWIITLPAAALVGAVMWWLGHLIGGAAGGIAMTLVLVAVAITVYVRSRKDDVGAHNVNDEWSDEKSARPAAQPADV; this is encoded by the coding sequence GTGGATCCATTCATTCTCCTCGTGCTCGTCGTCGTCACGGCGCTCGCCTTCGACTTCACCAACGGCTTCCATGACACGGCGAACGCGATGGCCACGTCCATCGCGACCGGTGCGCTGAAGCCCAAGGTCGCCGTCACCCTCTCCGCCGTGCTCAACCTGGTGGGCGCGTTCCTCAGCATCGAGGTCGCGCTCACGGTCACGAACGCGGTCGTGAAGATCCAGGACAAGTCGGGCGCCCCCGACCCGGCGCTCCTCCAGGGCGGCGGATCCGCGCTGCTGCTCATCGTGCTCGCGGGCCTCATCGGCGGCATCGTCTGGAACCTGCTCACCTGGCTGCTCGGCCTCCCGTCGAGCTCCTCGCACGCGCTGTTCGGCGGCCTCATCGGCTCCACGCTCGCGGGCCTCGGGCTGAACGGCGTGAACTGGGCGGGCGACGGATCCAAGCTCGACGGCGTCGTGGGCAAGGTGATCCTGCCGGCGCTCATGTCGCCGATCCTCGCCGGGGCGGTGGCCGCCGTCGGCACCTGGCTGGTGTTCCGCATCATCGGCAACCTCGCCGGGCGCGGCCTCGACCGCACCTTCCGCATCGGCCAGATCGGCAGCGCCTCGCTCGTCTCGCTCGCGCACGGCACGAACGACGCGCAGAAGACCATGGGCGTCATCACGCTCGCGCTCATCGCGGCGGGCGGCTGGACCGACACCGAGTCGGTGCCGTTCTGGGTGAAGATCAGCTGCGCGCTCGCCATCTCGCTCGGCACCTACATCGGCGGCTGGCGCATCATCCGCACGGTCGGCAAGGGCCTCGTCGAGATCGACACGCACCAGGGCATGGCGGCCGAGAGCTCCTCGGCCGCGGTCATCCTGGCCTCCAGCCACCTCGGCTTCGCCCTCTCCACCACGCACGTGGCCACCGGTTCCATCCTTGGCTCCGGCGTCGGCCGCCCCGGCGCGCAGGTGCGCTGGCGCGTGGCGCTGCGCATGGTCGTGGCGTGGATCATCACCCTCCCGGCCGCCGCGCTCGTCGGCGCGGTCATGTGGTGGCTCGGCCACCTCATCGGCGGGGCGGCGGGCGGCATCGCGATGACGCTCGTGCTCGTCGCCGTCGCGATCACCGTCTACGTCCGCTCGCGCAAGGACGACGTCGGCGCGCACAACGTCAACGACGAGTGGTCCGACGAGAAGTCCGCCCGCCCCGCCGCCCAGCCCGCCGACGTCTGA
- a CDS encoding GNAT family N-acetyltransferase, with amino-acid sequence MPAIPTDAPPAPPAVELVPVDVERDREALRAFLTSNAFPFHVRPAPTTADVDARIADGDFQGPEHEALWVEVAGSGRVGLVVLDDLEDPGVLFDLRLAESARGRGLGVPVVRAMTEHVFRTYPHVTRFEAQTRDDNRAMRRVLVRAGFVKEAHYRDGWPVAGGEPRASVGYAVLRRDHESGTTTPVPEDNEA; translated from the coding sequence ATGCCCGCCATCCCGACCGACGCCCCGCCCGCTCCCCCGGCCGTCGAGCTCGTCCCCGTCGACGTCGAGCGCGACCGCGAGGCGCTCCGGGCGTTCCTCACGTCGAACGCGTTCCCCTTCCACGTGCGCCCGGCCCCGACGACCGCGGACGTCGACGCGCGCATCGCCGACGGCGACTTCCAGGGGCCCGAGCACGAGGCGCTCTGGGTCGAGGTCGCGGGATCCGGCCGCGTGGGCCTCGTGGTGCTCGACGACCTCGAGGATCCGGGCGTGCTGTTCGACCTGCGCCTCGCGGAATCGGCGCGCGGCCGGGGGCTCGGCGTGCCCGTGGTGCGCGCGATGACGGAGCACGTGTTCCGCACGTACCCGCACGTGACGCGGTTCGAGGCGCAGACCCGCGACGACAACCGGGCGATGCGCCGCGTGCTCGTGCGCGCGGGCTTCGTGAAGGAGGCCCACTACCGCGACGGCTGGCCCGTCGCGGGCGGCGAGCCGCGCGCATCCGTCGGCTACGCGGTGCTGCGCCGCGACCACGAGTCGGGCACCACCACGCCCGTACCGGAGGACAACGAGGCGTGA
- a CDS encoding DUF6421 family protein produces the protein MSSAAATAAVIGEPEVVEDVTRVASSPAWLALKDATVALQPMQAKDGSVPDAAHHAEAARLVAVIRDSVRALAPLFPHDAAYLAALDVDFARWVDQGLGVPDFLDSLNAFQPQRDRVDGIRHLVVFPMTTQNGSASRLVEAVLIEVVWPEFVAELEAGEYGNALFVPIRFVDFTPGYDTNSAVLFPETVAMREIPTFTWGAIFADREAARFRRVVRHAAEVTKLELPEDARRLLDDQRLAEETFVMWDLIHDRTHMRGDLPFDPFMIKQRMPFFLYSIEELRCDLTAFREAVAIQRRLAAMDPAERTPGDDALLERAGLVQHAVIFDRIFRFAITGSRVRNYDGLGGQLLFAWLHQHHVLHWTDTRLTIDWDDVADVVVALADRVNDLYWRSIDRPKTAHWLAAYAMVTETVTPHPASTWAKGPDALPLDGPPKGLTDLVLDDEFPLSMFFEALEKKMRDVIGSTAGITGQTA, from the coding sequence ATGTCCAGCGCCGCAGCAACCGCAGCCGTCATCGGTGAGCCCGAGGTCGTCGAGGACGTGACGCGCGTCGCCTCCTCCCCCGCCTGGCTCGCCCTCAAGGACGCCACCGTCGCGCTCCAGCCGATGCAGGCGAAGGACGGGTCGGTCCCCGACGCCGCGCACCACGCGGAGGCCGCGCGCCTCGTCGCGGTGATCCGCGACTCCGTCCGCGCGCTCGCCCCGCTCTTCCCGCACGACGCCGCGTACCTCGCCGCGCTCGACGTGGACTTCGCCCGCTGGGTCGACCAGGGCCTCGGCGTCCCCGACTTCCTCGACTCCCTGAACGCGTTCCAGCCGCAGCGCGACCGCGTCGACGGGATCCGGCACCTCGTCGTCTTCCCGATGACCACGCAGAACGGCAGCGCGTCGCGGCTCGTGGAGGCCGTGCTCATCGAGGTCGTCTGGCCCGAGTTCGTGGCGGAGCTGGAGGCGGGCGAGTACGGCAACGCGCTCTTCGTCCCCATCCGCTTCGTCGACTTCACGCCCGGCTACGACACCAACTCGGCCGTGCTCTTCCCCGAGACCGTCGCGATGCGCGAGATCCCGACCTTCACGTGGGGCGCGATCTTCGCCGACCGCGAGGCCGCCCGCTTCCGTCGCGTGGTGCGTCACGCCGCCGAAGTCACGAAGCTCGAGCTGCCGGAGGACGCCCGGCGCCTGCTCGACGACCAGCGGCTCGCGGAGGAGACCTTCGTGATGTGGGACCTCATCCACGACCGCACGCACATGCGCGGCGACCTGCCGTTCGACCCCTTCATGATCAAGCAGCGCATGCCGTTCTTCCTCTACTCGATCGAGGAGCTGCGCTGCGACCTGACCGCGTTCCGCGAGGCCGTCGCCATCCAGCGCCGGCTCGCCGCCATGGACCCGGCCGAGCGCACGCCCGGCGACGACGCCCTGCTGGAGCGCGCCGGCCTCGTGCAGCACGCGGTGATCTTCGACCGCATCTTCCGGTTCGCCATCACCGGATCCCGCGTGCGCAACTACGACGGCCTCGGCGGCCAGCTGCTCTTCGCGTGGCTGCACCAGCACCACGTGCTGCACTGGACCGACACGCGCCTCACGATCGACTGGGACGACGTCGCCGACGTGGTGGTCGCCCTCGCCGACCGCGTGAACGACCTCTACTGGCGCTCCATCGACCGGCCGAAGACCGCGCACTGGCTGGCCGCGTACGCGATGGTCACCGAGACGGTCACGCCGCACCCCGCGTCCACCTGGGCGAAGGGGCCGGACGCGCTGCCGCTCGACGGGCCGCCGAAGGGCCTCACCGACCTCGTGCTCGACGACGAGTTCCCGCTCAGCATGTTCTTCGAGGCGCTGGAGAAGAAGATGCGCGACGTCATCGGCTCCACGGCCGGGATCACGGGGCAGACGGCGTGA